In Deltaproteobacteria bacterium, the DNA window CCCGGATATTAGATATCCGGACCGATCGCTTTGGTTTCAGCCAGGCGCCGCCTTTTAATGCGCTGGGAACTTCTCAACCGGGAATTTTTGCCAGCGGTGTCTTTCAAAACCCCAAGGATATTCCGGAGACGGTAACCCAGGCCAGCGGTGCAGCCGGGGAAGCGGCCGCCTTGCTCTCGGGGGCCCGGGGCACGAAGATCAGGGAATTGGTCTTTCCGGAAGAACGGACGGTGGCCGGGGAAGAACCGAAGATCGGGGTGCTGATCTGCCATTGCGGCATCAATATCGCCGGGGTGGTGGATGTGGATCAGGTGACGGAATATGCCAAAACCCTGCCCCAGGTTGTTTATGCCGATCACTTCCTTTTTACCTGTTCGACGGACAGCCAGGAACGGATGCAGCAAATCATAAAAGAACAGGGCTTGAACCGGGTTATCGTGGCCTCCTGTTCCCCCCGGACCCACGAAGGTTTATTTCAAGATACGCTGCGCAAGGCCGGACTGAATAAATACCTCTTTGAGATGGCCAATATCCGTGACCAATGCTCCTGGGTCCATCAGAGCGAACCGGGGCTGGCCACGGAAAAGGCCAAGGATCTGGTGCGCATGGCCGTGGCCCGGGCCGGGCGTTTGGAATCCCTTTATGACCGTCCGCTCGATGTAATCCAAAAGGGCCTGGTCCTAGGCGGGGGTGTGGCCGGGATGACGGCGGCCCTCAACCTGGCCGAACAGGGATTCGAGACCTGCCTGATCGAACAATCCGATCGGTTGGGTGGCCAGGCTTTGAGACTGCATCAGACCCTGGAAGAAAGGGGTGTGCAGGATTATGTGGGCCGGTTGATTAAACAGGTAACCGAACATGCCGGGATTCAGGTCTATACCGAAAGCCAGGTCCTGGACATGAAAGGGTCTATCGGCCAATTTACGAGTACTATTGCAAAAAACGGGGAAAAGGTCTCGATTGACCACGGCGTGGCTATTGTGGCAACCGGGGCCTCGGAGTATCTGCCGAAAGAGTATCTGTTTGGGAAGCATCCCGGTGTGGTCACCCAACTGGAATTCCAGGACTGGCTTTTTCAGCAACCGGAAAAAATCCAGGGGGCTAAGCAGGTCGTCATGATCCAATGTGTGGGTTCCCGGGAAGAAGAGCATCCCTACTGCAGTCGGGTTTGTTGTTCCACGGCGGTGGCCAATGCCTTAAGGATCAAGGAAATCAGCCCGAAAACCGAGGTTATTATCCTGTACCGGGATATGCGGACGTACGGCCGGAAAGAGCTCTATTATAAACAGGCCAGGGAGGCCGGCGTCCGGTTTATCCGCTTTGATTTTGAAGTCAAACCCGAAGTCGTGGAAGAAGGAGGCGGCTTGAAGGTCACGGTTATGGACCAAAGCCTTAAAGCCTACCTCATCCTTAGGCCGGATTATCTGGCCCTTTCAGCGGCCATACGCCCGGCCCCGGAAATTAAAAATCTGGCCACAACGCTGAAACTCCCGCTGGATGCCGATGGTTTTTTCCTGGAGGCTCATATTAAACTGAGACCCTTGGACTTTGCCAATGCCGGGATGTTTCTCTGCGGTCTGGGGCACGGCCCTAAATCCCTGGAAGAAAGCATTGTCCAGGCTAAAGGGGCCGCAGCCCGGTCAGCCACGATCCTGGGCCAGAAACAGATTCAGGTCGGCGGTAAGACGGCTGTGGTGGATGAAGAGTTATGCATCGCTTGTCTGACCTGTGTCCGGGTGTGTCCTTTTGGGGTTCCCATGATCAATGAACGCCATTTTGCTGAAATGAACCCGGCCGCCTGCCAGGGATGCGGGAACTGCGCCACGGCCTGTCCCCAGGGGGCCATTCAGGTAGGCCATTCCAAGGACGAACAGTTTATAGCTTTATTGGAGGCGTGTTGAAAGAAAGGTGTAAGGTACAAGGTATAAGGTGTAAGGTAAAACCGTTCGGCGAACATTAAATGTTCAGTGTGCGTCAATCAACCCATTTAAACCTGACATCTTGAACCTGGGCTAACTATTGGGGGAAGGTGTAAGACACACGGTTGGTTTTACCTTGAACCTTGAACCATGTACCTTGCACCGTTAATTTATTATGTTTGAATCATTCGAACCTAAAATCATTGCCATGGTCTGTACCTATTGTACCTATACGGCGGCTGATATGGCCGGGTCCATGAGATTGCAATATCCCTGGAATGTGCGGATTGTCAAATATCTTTGTACCGGCAAGATCGATATTCAGCACATCTTGAAAGTCTTTGAAAAAGGGGCTGATGCCATCCTGGTCGGCGGCTGAGAAATCGGCGACTGCCATTTCCTGGAAGGAAATCTAAGAGCCAAAGAACGAGTGGAATATGCTAAAGAACTGTTGAAAGAAATCGGTCTGGAACCCGGGCGACTCGAGATGTTCCACATCGGGGCCTCCGATGCTCCGGCCTGGGCCAAAGCCGTGACGGAGATGACCAACAGGGCCAGGGATCTGGGGGCGAACCCACTTAAAAGATATTAGACAGGATTAACAGGATCCTATTAGATAATATTTTTCATAGGTAAAGGATTTTGAATGATCATTGCCAGTCGTAAACCTTTTGAAGAAATCAAAAAGAGTTTAACGCCTTATCAAAATATTCTGGTTGTGGGTTGCGGGACCTGTGTGGCCGTTTGTCTGGCCGGGGGGAAAAAAGAGGTCGGTCTCTTAGCCAGCCAGCTCAAGATGAGTTTTGGAATAGACCAGAAAAAGGTGCATATAACGGAAGAAACCCTGGAACGTCAATGTGATCGGGAATTCCTGGAGATGATTCGGGACAAAGTCAAAGACACCGATTGTCTACTTTCTTTGGCCTGCGGTGCCGGAGTCCAGTTTTTGGCCGAAACCTACTCTGAAAAGGCGGTTTTCCCAGGGGTAAATA includes these proteins:
- a CDS encoding hydrogenase iron-sulfur subunit, producing MFESFEPKIIAMVCTYCTYTAADMAGSMRLQYPWNVRIVKYLCTGKIDIQHILKVFEKGADAILVGGUEIGDCHFLEGNLRAKERVEYAKELLKEIGLEPGRLEMFHIGASDAPAWAKAVTEMTNRARDLGANPLKRY
- a CDS encoding methylenetetrahydrofolate reductase C-terminal domain-containing protein; the encoded protein is MIIASRKPFEEIKKSLTPYQNILVVGCGTCVAVCLAGGKKEVGLLASQLKMSFGIDQKKVHITEETLERQCDREFLEMIRDKVKDTDCLLSLACGAGVQFLAETYSEKAVFPGVNTTFIGVAEAAGLWTERCRACGDCLLAVTGGICPRTTCTKGLNNGPCGGMIEGKCEVDPERSCAWVSIYDRLAREGRLTQIESMRPPADFRRRTKPGKVHHPAYLRRYHAGSK